The Gordonia terrae genome contains the following window.
AGCCGTTCCATCCGTTGATCCAGTTCGTTCGCGGTGCGAGCCGCCGAGGCGAGCTCGGCGGACAGATGATCAGGGACGCGGCCGTCGTACTTGTAGAAGATCTTGTGCTCCAGCGACGCCCAGAAGTCCATCGCGACAGTTCGGATCTGGATCTCCACCACGACCTCGACGGGTCCGGTGGACAGGAAGACCGGGATCGCGACGATCGCGTGCAGACTCTTGTAGCCGTTGGGCTTGGGCGCGGCGATGTAGTCCTTGATCTCGATGACGCGGATGTCGTCGTGCGAGGTCAGGGTCTCCAGGATTCGATAGGTGTCGGCGATGAAGCTGCACGTGACGCGGATGCCCGCGATGTCGGTCAGCTGGGAGCGGATCGTGGGCAGGTCGGGGGCGATGCCCTTGCGCATGGCCTTGCGCAGGATGCTGTCCGGTGTCTTGACCCGCGAGGTCACGTGCTCGATGGGGTTGTAGTGATGCAGGTGAAGGAACTCGGTGCGCAGGATGGTGACCTTGGTCAGGATCTCGTCGACCGCGAACTGATGTTCCATCTGGAATCGGGTCATGTCGCCACGCAGTCGCGCCAGATCACCCAGGATCTCGCGGTCGGTCGGACTGTCGCTGTCGCCTGCGGTCATCGGTCCTCCACTCTCTCGCTCCGATGGACGCACAACAGGCCACCGACCATCGACGATAGAAGCTCTCGCGATTTCGCCGCGTCTGGGCGAACATCGGGCGTTCGACCGATCAGATGAACAGCGCCTCTACCTCGAGGTTCGTCGCCATCAAGTGGATATGCTGCGGACTCACGTGGGCTGTCCACAGCGGACGGATTGTTCCTCGGCAGCGACCACGCCCTCTGTCCCCGCCCCGCCTACCGCTACGAGAACTTCTGAGGAGAACCGTAATGGCAAAGAAGAGCATCGCCGGATTTGCCGTGGCTGCAGCAGTCATCGGCGCTGTGGCCGGTGTCGGCGAGGCGTCGGCGGCGCCGTCCTCGGAGCAGCGCGACGGCGGGCCTTGCTACGTGCACGAGTACGGCATGGACTCTGCCGACGGCGCGCTGTACTGCTCGCCTGAGGGCGAAGGGTTCTGGCGCAGTCATGCAGTGTCTCGCGCGCCCAAGGTCCGACTCGGCGCCCCCTGCCCGAAGCTCGGTGCTCGCGCGATGGTGTACCAAACCGACGGCATCGCCACCTGCCGCCAGTCGAACAGCGCCGGTTTGCGGTGGCAGTGGTAGTTGCCGCGTTCTGCGGGTGTGGCACGTCCGGTCGCGGTCAGTAGGGACTGCAACCCTGAACGAACACGGGCCGGTATGGCTGTCCCGCAACCGCATCGACGTCGGCGAGAACCCGGGCCAGCACGACGACCGCGGCGTCTGCGGATCGCTGCTGCGGCGCGATGAGAAGCGCGTAACCGTGTCGCATCGTCACTGTGGCGATGATGCGCGCCTGCCAGCCCGGCGCGTCGGCCGGCGGTGACTGGATGGCGTTCAGGACGCGGCAGGTCGACCGCTGCGCGAGCTTCTCGCCGGCGTTCCCGGTCGAAAGGTCGACCAGTGCCTCGGTCGCACGCTGTTGGTCTGGCCGGAGCGCGGCGTCGTCGGGGAGTGGCCACCTATCGATGTGTGGGCGCACGGGCTCAGACGGGGTGTCGACGGCGATGCGAATCGGTGGTGCCGGACCCTCGACCACGGGATCAAACGCGCCGGCGCGCGTCATCGCCGCCGGTTCGATGCCGCTGCCCGTGCAGGCGGCGATGGTCAGTGCCAGAGTTGCCGCGGCGAGTGTGCCGAGTGCTTTCGGTGGCATGGTGTCGTCCCCAAGGTGATCTCGTCACCCACCGAGATCGACGGTAGTCCGGCCCGGGCCGCCGGGACCGGGCTGTCTGTCGAACAACCGACCTCGTCACGCGGCGTTTCGCGTGAGCGGGCTCACAATTGGGGCGTACTCTCGCCGCGTGGCCGCGAAGACTGCCGTCGATCTGCCGGAGTCGCCACGTGCTGTGCCCGCACCGATCCCGACGGCGGCGATCGTCGTCGCGGCCGTCGTCGCACTCGGGGTGATCGCCTGGCACGTCGCGGCATTCCCCATCACCAACCCGTTCTACGGACTCTTCGAGAACGCCACCGATGTCCGTGTCTACCGCGCAGGCGCTGCCACGGTGCTCGACGCCGGACCGCTGTACGACGCCCCTGTCCTGTGGCGACTGCACTTCACCTATCCGCCGTTCGCCGCGGTGGCCTTCGTCCCGCTGGCCCTGCTCACCGAGACTGTCGCCAACATCGTGTGGTGGACAATCGGATTCGCAGCGCTCACCGGCGTCGTCGCGATGAGCCTCCGCAGCCTGAACCACCGCTTCGATACCCGCCTCGGCGTGTTCGCCGTGCTGATCGCGATCGCGTCCACCGCCCTCGAACCCATCCGCACGACCATCTGGCTCGGGCAGGTCAACCTCCTGGTGATGACGCTCATCCTGGTCGACCTGGTGTTCCTCGGGAAGAGTTCGCGGTGGCGCGGAGTCGCGATCGGGATCGCCGCCGGGATCAAACTGACACCGCTGTTCGCGGTCGTCTACCTGGTGGCGAGCCGGCAATGGCGTGCGGCCGGTACCGCGGTGGCGACCTTCGCGGCGACCGTGGCCATCGGATTCGTGGTCATCCCGGGTGATTCGTGGGCCTACTGGACCCGCCACCTGACCGAGACCGACCGTGTCGGCCGGGCCGATTCGCCCGCCAACCAGTCGATACGCGGATCCGTGTCACAGTTGTTGGCCCACTTCGACATAGGACGATTCGCCGAGCGCGCGCCCGGCGGGCCCGTCTTCGTGGCGCCGACCTGGTTGTGGCTACCGCTCGCGGTGATCGTCGCCGGTCTCGGGCTGCTCGCCGCGGTGCTCGCCCATCGCGAGTCGCGCGAGGTCCTGGCGGCGACGATCGTCGG
Protein-coding sequences here:
- a CDS encoding GTP pyrophosphokinase yields the protein MTAGDSDSPTDREILGDLARLRGDMTRFQMEHQFAVDEILTKVTILRTEFLHLHHYNPIEHVTSRVKTPDSILRKAMRKGIAPDLPTIRSQLTDIAGIRVTCSFIADTYRILETLTSHDDIRVIEIKDYIAAPKPNGYKSLHAIVAIPVFLSTGPVEVVVEIQIRTVAMDFWASLEHKIFYKYDGRVPDHLSAELASAARTANELDQRMERLHAEVHGDGPDSARDPIDDDVIRYLRQHSSWPEVEEGRPEAP
- a CDS encoding glycosyltransferase 87 family protein — protein: MAAKTAVDLPESPRAVPAPIPTAAIVVAAVVALGVIAWHVAAFPITNPFYGLFENATDVRVYRAGAATVLDAGPLYDAPVLWRLHFTYPPFAAVAFVPLALLTETVANIVWWTIGFAALTGVVAMSLRSLNHRFDTRLGVFAVLIAIASTALEPIRTTIWLGQVNLLVMTLILVDLVFLGKSSRWRGVAIGIAAGIKLTPLFAVVYLVASRQWRAAGTAVATFAATVAIGFVVIPGDSWAYWTRHLTETDRVGRADSPANQSIRGSVSQLLAHFDIGRFAERAPGGPVFVAPTWLWLPLAVIVAGLGLLAAVLAHRESREVLAATIVGMTMCAVSPFAWGHHWVWCVPLFIVGLDLALRRGTTARTWWYWLAPAGVVGLTFTWWRHWWDSGPYLTSDHAIALGLFMMPRDPPGSLVGDVQVVLYSGCYPLLLAVTVSATLIDAARTRHRRRTSTLPAPEDAASIA